A window of the Hevea brasiliensis isolate MT/VB/25A 57/8 chromosome 6, ASM3005281v1, whole genome shotgun sequence genome harbors these coding sequences:
- the LOC110647125 gene encoding zinc finger A20 and AN1 domain-containing stress-associated protein 3 — protein sequence MAEEHRCQAQRLCANNCGFFGSPATQNLCSKCYCDLQLKEQQSSNAKLVLNQTLASTSSPSSPSSSSSSTASVFVSSPMAVDLPEISSSQPASAAAVDDKKETPAVRPNRCLTCRKRVGLTGFKCRCGMMFCGTHRYPEQHACTFDFKAMGKEQIAKANPVVKAEKLEKI from the coding sequence ATGGCGGAAGAGCATAGATGTCAAGCACAGCGTCTCTGCGCCAACAACTGCGGATTCTTTGGGAGTCCGGCCACCCAAAACCTCTGCTCCAAATGTTACTGCGATCTCCAACTCAAAGAGCAGCAATCCTCCAACGCCAAGCTCGTCTTGAATCAAACCCTAGCTTCCACCTCATCGCCGTCATCACCATCCTCGTCCTCATCGTCGACTGCATCAGTTTTTGTTTCGTCTCCGATGGCTGTTGATCTGCCTGAGATCAGCAGCAGTCAGCCTGCTTCGGCGGCGGCCGTGGATGATAAGAAGGAGACACCTGCGGTGCGGCCAAACAGGTGCTTGACGTGCAGGAAGCGCGTGGGGCTTACGGGATTTAAGTGCAGGTGTGGGATGATGTTCTGCGGGACGCACAGGTACCCGGAGCAGCATGCTTGCACCTTTGATTTTAAGGCTATGGGCAAAGAGCAGATTGCTAAGGCCAATCCTGTGGTGAAGGCAGAGAAGCTGgagaaaatttga
- the LOC110647130 gene encoding UDP-D-apiose/UDP-D-xylose synthase 2 isoform X1 codes for MARFNLEGDEIKPLTICLISGGCFIGSHLCEKILADTFHKVIVVDVYTDKIIHLFNRSSPWLDRIVFHNVDNNAESSRLEPFMQKSDIIINLTSINHPADYNTRTMDTIYCNFIDAVPVVRYCTRKKKRLIQFSSCEVYGKTIGSFLTEDHPLREDPKFYVLKEDESPCILGPTEKKRWANACAKQLIERLIYGREVNCSIYVFLLFVLFVTLSLTLHLSSNAAESAKFGLEFTIVRPFNWIGPRIDYIPGIDGERRGVPRVFACFSSNLLRGESLELVEGGHSKRTFCYIKDAIEALLLMIENPEKANGHSFNVGNPNNEVSMKELANLMIEVYANVSGQPASNFSTVDVSSEDFYGIGYDDCDRRIPDMTLIHRQLGWIPMTSLQEILEVTLRYQHETYSEAVKHATSES; via the exons ATGGCGAGGTTCAACTTGGAAGGCGACGAGATTAAACCACTAACAATCTGCTTGATTTCCGGTGGCTGCTTCATTGGATCACACCTCTGCGAGAAGATCTTGGCTGACACCTTTCACAAGGTCATAGTTGTCGATGTTTACACTGACAAGATCATCCATCTCTTTAACAGGTCTTCCCCATGGCTTGACCGCATTGTTTTCCACAACGTCGACAACAACGCTGAATCATCTCGCCTCGAGCCATTTATGCAGAAATCAGATATT ATTATCAATCTTACGTCAATCAACCACCCAGCAGATTACAATACCAGGACAATGGATACAATTTACTGCAACTTTATTGATGCAGTTCCAGTG GTTAGATACTGTACTCGGAAGAAGAAACGTTTGATTCAGTTCTCTTCCTGTGAAGTTTATGGAAAGACTATTGGGAGCTTTTTAACAGAAGATCATCCTCTCCGAGAG GACCCCAAATTTTATGTTCTCAAAGAAGATGAGTCTCCATGTATCTTAGGCCCAACTGAGAAAAAAAGATGGGCCAACGCCTGTGCAAAGCAATTGATTGAAAGGCTAATATATGGTAGAGAAGTTAACTGTTCCAtttatgtttttcttttatttgttcTGTTTGTTACATTGAGTTTAACATTACACCTGAGTAGCAATGCAGCTGAGAGTGCTAAGTTTGGCCTTGAGTTTACCATTGTAAGGCCTTTCAATTGGATCGGTCCAAGAATTGACTATATTCCTGGCATTGATGGCGAACGTCGGGGAGTCCCAAGGGTTTTTGCTTGCTTCAGTAgt AATCTCTTGCGTGGAGAGTCACTAGAACTTGTTGAAGGTGGACACTCCAAAAGAACTTTTTGCTATATCAAGGATGCAATTGAGGCTCTTCTTCTAATGATT GAAAACCCCGAGAAGGCAAATGGGCATTCTTTCAATGTGGGCAATCCAAACAATGAGGTTTCAATGAAAGAGCTGGCAAACCTGATGATAGAG GTGTATGCAAATGTTTCTGGTCAGCCTGCCTCTAACTTTTCAACAGTTGATGTGAGCTCAGAGGATTTCTATGGCATAGGCTATGATGACTGTGATAGGCGCATCCCTGACATGACTCTTATTCACAGGCAACTTG GCTGGATTCCAATGACTTCTCTTCAAGAAATCCTGGAAGTTACACTAAGATATCAGCATGAAACATATTCCGAGGCAGTCAAGCACGCAACTTCAGAATCTTAA
- the LOC110647130 gene encoding UDP-D-apiose/UDP-D-xylose synthase 2 isoform X2 gives MARFNLEGDEIKPLTICLISGGCFIGSHLCEKILADTFHKVIVVDVYTDKIIHLFNRSSPWLDRIVFHNVDNNAESSRLEPFMQKSDIIINLTSINHPADYNTRTMDTIYCNFIDAVPVVRYCTRKKKRLIQFSSCEVYGKTIGSFLTEDHPLREDPKFYVLKEDESPCILGPTEKKRWANACAKQLIERLIYAESAKFGLEFTIVRPFNWIGPRIDYIPGIDGERRGVPRVFACFSSNLLRGESLELVEGGHSKRTFCYIKDAIEALLLMIENPEKANGHSFNVGNPNNEVSMKELANLMIEVYANVSGQPASNFSTVDVSSEDFYGIGYDDCDRRIPDMTLIHRQLGWIPMTSLQEILEVTLRYQHETYSEAVKHATSES, from the exons ATGGCGAGGTTCAACTTGGAAGGCGACGAGATTAAACCACTAACAATCTGCTTGATTTCCGGTGGCTGCTTCATTGGATCACACCTCTGCGAGAAGATCTTGGCTGACACCTTTCACAAGGTCATAGTTGTCGATGTTTACACTGACAAGATCATCCATCTCTTTAACAGGTCTTCCCCATGGCTTGACCGCATTGTTTTCCACAACGTCGACAACAACGCTGAATCATCTCGCCTCGAGCCATTTATGCAGAAATCAGATATT ATTATCAATCTTACGTCAATCAACCACCCAGCAGATTACAATACCAGGACAATGGATACAATTTACTGCAACTTTATTGATGCAGTTCCAGTG GTTAGATACTGTACTCGGAAGAAGAAACGTTTGATTCAGTTCTCTTCCTGTGAAGTTTATGGAAAGACTATTGGGAGCTTTTTAACAGAAGATCATCCTCTCCGAGAG GACCCCAAATTTTATGTTCTCAAAGAAGATGAGTCTCCATGTATCTTAGGCCCAACTGAGAAAAAAAGATGGGCCAACGCCTGTGCAAAGCAATTGATTGAAAGGCTAATATATG CTGAGAGTGCTAAGTTTGGCCTTGAGTTTACCATTGTAAGGCCTTTCAATTGGATCGGTCCAAGAATTGACTATATTCCTGGCATTGATGGCGAACGTCGGGGAGTCCCAAGGGTTTTTGCTTGCTTCAGTAgt AATCTCTTGCGTGGAGAGTCACTAGAACTTGTTGAAGGTGGACACTCCAAAAGAACTTTTTGCTATATCAAGGATGCAATTGAGGCTCTTCTTCTAATGATT GAAAACCCCGAGAAGGCAAATGGGCATTCTTTCAATGTGGGCAATCCAAACAATGAGGTTTCAATGAAAGAGCTGGCAAACCTGATGATAGAG GTGTATGCAAATGTTTCTGGTCAGCCTGCCTCTAACTTTTCAACAGTTGATGTGAGCTCAGAGGATTTCTATGGCATAGGCTATGATGACTGTGATAGGCGCATCCCTGACATGACTCTTATTCACAGGCAACTTG GCTGGATTCCAATGACTTCTCTTCAAGAAATCCTGGAAGTTACACTAAGATATCAGCATGAAACATATTCCGAGGCAGTCAAGCACGCAACTTCAGAATCTTAA